The following proteins come from a genomic window of Solwaraspora sp. WMMA2065:
- a CDS encoding DNA methyltransferase: MAVAHSAVNLVGSLLPGGVLGRIRDGDPTVPAIDARSYHLTAGESVRRIANRDFSYLRDEFHRYADQQSGTGSRRNRRRAADDWRHTLLRTLDFDGIERLPGGIVIDEQPFPVSHRWQQALPVHLAPWGADLDRRAAGAPRGTRSPADAAPHVMVQRLLNQSDQHLWAVLCNGPQLRLLRDSTNLAGSEYLEFDLAAIFQGELFADFLLFYRIAHASRFEISDPQAGAASCPLEEWRTYGARQGERALTSLRYGVHDALETLGQGFLSHPHNRQLRDDVAAGRLTLADLKRSLLRLVYKLIFWMVVEDRGVLLDPHASRAARDRYDTYFSSRRLRRLADTRRHSWHGDLWQSTALVFQLLGSESGGPVIGLPALGGVFETSELDLPLRRAQLTNSALLTAVTQLSVLTGRRADRRQWVDWARLGAEELGSVYEALLELHPCWDAHTGTFCFVKVKGSDRKKTGAYYTPPTLVDELLDSTLEPLLDEACDADTPAGRVAALERITVCDPACGSGHFLIGAARRIARRIAIEETDDLEPHPDAVQAAMRKVTTRCLYGVDSNEMAVELAKLSLWLEAVEPGKPLGYLDAHLRVGNSLLGATPAQLAAGIPDTAYTALDGDSRAVVTALRRENASQSPGVRPLTTDSVGNLDLAAEAAAIAHLAPCETLADVHIQAQRDKTLDPHRRRLRQIADAWCAAFVAPKIPRNRAYGITNAMLARIAADERSDDVERARQLVDTMVRQYGFFHWHIEFPHIFEVPADGVHADKAGVDPVTGWRGGFSCVLTNPPWERVKLQEQEFFDGQHEAVAGAPNAAARKKLIAALADSPQPAERELHLNWTKALRTASGTSHLLRTAGRHRLTGRGDINTYAVFAETSRTLLAPTGQLGMIVPTGIATDATTQDFFKDLVRRRSLVSLFDFENEDRVFQGVHNQFRFSLLTLSGGRRPIDQVSLVFRVRQVDQIARRAYALTPEEIGLLNPNTGTCPVFLSRRDAEITLGIYRRVPVLWRDDAPDGNPWGVSFMAMLHMANDSELFLGYDDLVGDGWFLEGNYFVRGDERMVPLYEAKMAHFYDHRFGTYEGATQAQLNKGNLPRLTDDDHEDPARLPLPRYWVPKRAVDERLVARWSHDWLLGWRDIARSVDERTLIPTVVPRVAAGDKLPMMLVPQLPDCLQANLSSLALDYVTRQKYPGTSLKQHFVRQLPLLPPQRYGEPVPWDSEAVDLSAWIRPRVLELTYTAYDLAPYARDLGDDGGPFRWDPQRRELIRAELDAAYFHLYGVDRDDVDHIMETFKVVREKDENAHGEYRLKRLILECYDAMAAAIRTGTPYRSPVDAARRRHRDPATSVSSEA, from the coding sequence ATGGCGGTGGCGCACTCGGCGGTCAACCTGGTCGGCAGCCTGCTGCCCGGCGGCGTCCTCGGTCGCATCCGCGACGGCGACCCGACCGTGCCCGCCATCGACGCCCGCTCCTATCACCTGACCGCCGGCGAATCCGTCCGCCGGATCGCCAACCGCGACTTCAGCTACCTGCGCGACGAATTCCACCGGTACGCCGACCAGCAGTCCGGCACCGGCAGCCGCCGAAACCGGCGGCGCGCCGCCGACGACTGGCGGCACACCCTGCTGCGTACCCTCGACTTCGACGGCATCGAACGCCTACCCGGCGGCATCGTCATCGACGAACAGCCGTTCCCGGTCAGCCACCGATGGCAGCAGGCCCTGCCGGTGCACCTGGCCCCCTGGGGCGCCGACCTCGACCGGCGGGCCGCCGGAGCGCCACGCGGCACCCGCTCCCCGGCCGACGCCGCACCGCACGTGATGGTGCAACGGCTGCTCAACCAGAGCGACCAGCACCTGTGGGCGGTGCTGTGCAACGGGCCGCAGCTGCGACTGCTGCGCGACTCCACCAACCTCGCCGGCAGCGAGTACCTCGAATTCGACCTGGCGGCGATCTTCCAGGGCGAACTGTTCGCCGACTTCCTGCTGTTCTACCGGATCGCGCACGCCAGCCGGTTCGAGATCAGCGACCCGCAGGCCGGCGCCGCCTCCTGCCCGCTGGAAGAGTGGCGCACCTACGGCGCTCGGCAGGGCGAACGCGCCCTCACCAGCCTGCGGTACGGCGTACACGACGCGTTGGAAACCCTCGGACAAGGCTTCCTCAGCCACCCGCACAACCGGCAGCTGCGCGACGACGTCGCCGCCGGCCGGCTGACCCTGGCCGATCTGAAACGCTCCCTGCTGCGGCTCGTCTACAAGCTGATCTTCTGGATGGTCGTCGAGGACCGCGGCGTCCTGCTCGACCCGCACGCCAGCCGGGCCGCCCGCGACCGCTACGACACCTACTTCTCCTCCCGCCGGTTGCGCCGCCTCGCCGACACCCGCCGCCACTCCTGGCACGGCGACCTGTGGCAGAGCACCGCCCTGGTGTTCCAGCTGCTCGGCTCGGAATCCGGCGGCCCGGTGATCGGCCTGCCCGCCCTCGGCGGCGTCTTCGAAACCAGCGAACTCGACCTGCCGCTGCGCCGCGCCCAGCTCACCAACTCGGCGCTGCTCACCGCCGTCACCCAGCTCAGCGTCCTCACCGGCCGGCGGGCCGACCGCCGGCAGTGGGTCGACTGGGCGCGGCTCGGCGCGGAAGAACTCGGCAGCGTGTACGAGGCACTGCTGGAGCTGCACCCCTGCTGGGACGCCCACACCGGTACGTTCTGCTTCGTCAAGGTCAAAGGCAGCGACCGGAAGAAGACCGGCGCCTACTACACCCCGCCGACCCTCGTCGACGAACTCCTCGACTCCACGTTGGAGCCGCTGCTCGACGAGGCCTGCGACGCCGACACCCCCGCCGGACGCGTCGCCGCCCTCGAACGCATCACCGTCTGCGACCCGGCCTGCGGATCCGGGCACTTCCTCATCGGCGCGGCGCGCCGCATCGCCCGCCGCATCGCCATCGAGGAAACCGACGACCTGGAACCCCACCCCGACGCCGTCCAGGCCGCGATGCGCAAGGTCACCACCCGCTGCCTGTACGGCGTCGACAGCAACGAAATGGCCGTCGAACTGGCCAAACTCTCCCTCTGGCTGGAAGCGGTCGAACCCGGCAAACCCCTCGGCTACCTCGACGCGCACCTGCGGGTCGGCAACTCGCTGCTCGGTGCCACCCCGGCACAGCTCGCCGCCGGCATCCCCGACACCGCGTACACCGCCCTCGACGGCGACAGCCGCGCCGTCGTCACCGCCCTACGCCGGGAAAACGCCAGCCAGTCGCCCGGTGTCCGACCACTGACCACCGACAGCGTCGGCAACCTCGACCTCGCCGCCGAAGCCGCCGCCATCGCCCACCTGGCACCCTGCGAAACCCTCGCCGACGTGCACATCCAGGCGCAGCGGGACAAGACCCTCGACCCGCACCGGCGCCGCCTGCGGCAGATCGCCGACGCCTGGTGCGCCGCGTTCGTCGCCCCGAAGATCCCCAGAAACCGGGCGTACGGCATCACCAACGCGATGCTGGCCCGCATCGCCGCCGACGAGCGCAGCGACGACGTCGAGCGCGCCCGGCAGCTCGTCGACACGATGGTCCGGCAGTACGGCTTCTTCCACTGGCACATCGAGTTCCCGCACATCTTCGAGGTCCCCGCCGACGGGGTCCACGCCGACAAGGCCGGCGTCGACCCGGTCACCGGCTGGCGCGGCGGCTTCAGCTGCGTACTGACCAACCCGCCCTGGGAGCGGGTCAAACTCCAGGAGCAGGAGTTCTTCGACGGCCAGCACGAAGCGGTCGCCGGCGCGCCGAACGCCGCTGCCCGCAAGAAGCTGATTGCCGCACTCGCCGACAGCCCGCAGCCCGCCGAGCGTGAGCTGCACCTGAACTGGACGAAGGCTCTGCGCACCGCCAGCGGTACCAGCCACCTGCTGCGCACCGCCGGCCGGCACCGGCTCACCGGACGCGGCGACATCAACACGTACGCCGTCTTCGCCGAGACCAGCCGGACGCTGCTCGCCCCAACCGGTCAACTGGGCATGATCGTGCCGACCGGGATCGCCACCGATGCGACCACCCAGGACTTCTTCAAGGACCTGGTCCGTCGTCGGAGCCTGGTGTCACTGTTCGACTTCGAGAACGAGGACCGGGTCTTCCAAGGTGTGCACAACCAGTTCAGGTTCTCACTGCTGACTCTCTCGGGCGGTCGTCGGCCGATCGATCAGGTGTCGTTGGTGTTCCGGGTGCGGCAGGTGGATCAGATTGCGCGGCGGGCGTACGCGTTGACGCCGGAGGAGATCGGTCTGTTGAACCCGAACACGGGGACGTGTCCGGTGTTTCTGTCCCGGCGGGATGCGGAGATCACGTTGGGGATCTACCGGCGGGTGCCGGTGTTGTGGCGGGACGACGCGCCGGACGGTAACCCGTGGGGTGTGTCGTTCATGGCGATGCTGCACATGGCGAACGATTCGGAGTTGTTCCTTGGCTACGACGACCTGGTCGGCGACGGCTGGTTCCTGGAGGGCAACTACTTCGTGCGGGGCGACGAGCGCATGGTGCCGTTGTACGAGGCGAAGATGGCCCACTTCTACGACCACCGGTTCGGTACATACGAGGGCGCGACTCAGGCGCAGTTGAACAAGGGAAACCTGCCCCGCCTCACCGACGACGACCACGAAGATCCGGCGCGGCTGCCGCTGCCGCGCTACTGGGTACCGAAGCGGGCGGTGGATGAGCGGCTGGTCGCGCGTTGGTCGCACGACTGGCTCCTGGGTTGGCGTGACATCGCCCGCAGTGTCGACGAACGCACCCTGATCCCCACCGTCGTGCCACGGGTTGCCGCCGGCGACAAGCTGCCGATGATGCTGGTGCCACAGCTTCCTGACTGCCTGCAGGCGAACCTCAGCAGCTTGGCGCTGGACTACGTCACCCGGCAGAAGTACCCGGGCACGTCACTGAAGCAGCACTTCGTACGCCAGTTGCCGTTGCTGCCGCCGCAGCGGTACGGCGAACCGGTGCCCTGGGATTCGGAAGCCGTCGACCTATCGGCGTGGATCCGGCCCCGGGTGCTGGAGCTGACCTACACCGCGTACGACCTCGCACCGTACGCCCGTGACCTCGGCGACGACGGCGGGCCATTCCGATGGGACCCGCAGCGACGCGAACTCATCCGCGCCGAACTCGACGCCGCCTACTTCCACCTGTACGGGGTGGACCGTGACGACGTCGACCACATCATGGAGACCTTCAAGGTCGTCCGGGAAAAGGACGAGAACGCGCACGGCGAGTACCGCCTCAAACGCCTGATCCTGGAGTGCTACGACGCGATGGCTGCTGCCATCCGCACCGGTACGCCGTACCGTTCCCCGGTCGACGCGGCTCGCAGACGGCATCGAGATCCCGCCACGTCCGTCAGCAGCGAAGCCTAG
- a CDS encoding prenyltransferase/squalene oxidase repeat-containing protein, which translates to MTVDKIDRKNIDSRVGKSLDLLRRTYHAAEEAQGGWYHLLDVPTPGPSATITALSSFLLHEAKFEHQDHCLQFLRHRQISSEDPLLDGGWATNTSFGQPVTEATAMICHLMQRTGLAFATNAPDIRRAASWLIHNQNDDGGWGAFKGQASRVWLTAMAVRALGVLDRTAPALRAAAVWLIGARDSKARAWGERSGQAPTVTHTAIVLVALVESNIYRNDRSFSDAVENAYRWLKESADTATIYDDDARLENYNITRIGPDGTNHTWQNSIWHHGLPYVLGALVRQPSSIDYNLTVRATRTILESQDDDGRWPGVDGSTALSMWTIWPFLEALSDFKSAILQNGESITVLSSGTAVMKGGPDASTPLQLVIFAKLYQSLLVGIRKNWAPTVLLLTIALGAIVVATETLPAKDVALGVGVPVSLLLLQIAMTRGRSGR; encoded by the coding sequence ATGACCGTGGACAAAATTGATCGCAAGAACATTGACTCCCGGGTCGGGAAGTCACTGGACCTGCTGCGCCGCACATATCACGCCGCAGAGGAGGCGCAGGGCGGCTGGTACCACCTATTGGATGTCCCTACCCCTGGCCCATCCGCAACAATAACCGCGTTGAGCAGTTTTCTCCTACACGAAGCGAAATTTGAGCACCAGGACCATTGTCTCCAGTTTCTCAGGCACCGTCAGATCTCCTCCGAGGACCCGCTGCTCGACGGTGGCTGGGCGACCAATACCAGTTTCGGCCAACCGGTTACTGAGGCAACCGCAATGATCTGCCACCTCATGCAGCGAACAGGTCTCGCGTTCGCGACCAATGCACCAGATATTCGACGTGCTGCATCATGGCTAATCCACAACCAGAACGATGATGGCGGCTGGGGCGCATTTAAGGGTCAAGCGTCGCGAGTGTGGCTTACGGCTATGGCTGTACGCGCCCTGGGGGTGCTCGATCGCACCGCTCCGGCCCTCCGCGCAGCAGCTGTCTGGCTGATCGGTGCGCGGGACAGCAAGGCTCGGGCCTGGGGTGAACGTAGCGGCCAAGCTCCCACCGTGACGCACACCGCGATCGTCCTGGTCGCGCTGGTTGAAAGCAACATTTATCGGAATGACAGGTCCTTCTCCGATGCGGTAGAAAATGCTTACCGATGGCTCAAAGAATCGGCCGATACGGCCACTATATATGACGACGACGCGCGCCTCGAAAATTACAATATCACACGGATAGGCCCTGACGGGACCAACCACACCTGGCAGAACTCAATCTGGCATCACGGTCTGCCCTACGTACTAGGCGCACTTGTTCGGCAGCCATCATCAATCGACTACAACCTGACAGTGAGAGCGACTAGAACGATCCTAGAGAGTCAGGACGACGACGGAAGGTGGCCTGGAGTCGACGGCTCCACGGCGCTTTCAATGTGGACAATTTGGCCGTTTCTTGAAGCCCTTTCAGATTTCAAGAGTGCAATCCTTCAGAACGGTGAAAGCATAACGGTACTCTCGTCCGGTACAGCCGTCATGAAGGGAGGCCCAGACGCCTCAACCCCGCTACAACTTGTAATTTTCGCCAAACTTTACCAATCTTTGCTCGTAGGCATTAGAAAAAATTGGGCACCGACCGTTCTACTGCTAACCATTGCCCTAGGGGCCATCGTAGTAGCAACTGAGACACTTCCCGCCAAAGATGTCGCCCTTGGCGTCGGCGTCCCGGTGAGCCTGCTCCTCCTTCAGATTGCCATGACTCGCGGAAGGTCAGGTCGCTAG
- a CDS encoding class I SAM-dependent methyltransferase — protein sequence MPYTHSGRILNRHKNGYEDTRVALRQENRNFYQTVENMPSTKDQKLPDQLAFWDGWHRRRGATGKDSIHRKIRSTFLGKLPDTNKNPDVLDLGCGKGHDLRAMALAGCNVWGIDFSAVAIEQARTIVPHRTRMLRKVKRSLQVWDISKPLPFHDESFDGIFSHLALHYFRDNATRQIFSEIHRVLKPRGVLVFCVKSTDDPYYGDGEKLDEHIFNRCGHIRHFFDEGYVKDLLHDWQIEMIETHLGRYASTKESAFISTVAYKSV from the coding sequence ATGCCGTATACCCACAGTGGGAGAATATTGAACAGACACAAAAACGGCTACGAGGATACTCGAGTCGCACTCAGACAAGAAAACCGCAACTTCTATCAGACGGTCGAGAACATGCCTAGCACAAAAGATCAGAAGCTTCCGGATCAACTGGCTTTTTGGGATGGCTGGCACCGCAGGCGCGGAGCCACAGGCAAGGACTCGATACACCGAAAGATCCGCAGCACCTTCCTTGGAAAACTTCCGGACACCAACAAGAACCCCGATGTCCTCGATCTCGGATGCGGGAAAGGCCACGATCTTCGCGCAATGGCGCTTGCTGGATGCAACGTTTGGGGCATAGACTTCTCGGCGGTCGCAATCGAGCAGGCCCGCACGATTGTCCCACATCGGACAAGGATGCTAAGGAAGGTGAAGCGCAGCCTCCAAGTGTGGGACATATCGAAACCTCTCCCATTTCACGACGAATCATTTGACGGGATATTCTCCCATCTCGCACTACACTACTTTCGAGACAATGCGACGCGTCAGATATTTTCCGAGATTCATCGAGTGCTCAAGCCGCGCGGCGTTTTGGTATTTTGCGTGAAGTCAACGGATGATCCTTACTACGGCGATGGCGAAAAGCTAGATGAGCATATCTTCAACCGGTGCGGACATATTCGGCACTTTTTCGACGAAGGATATGTCAAGGACCTCCTCCACGACTGGCAGATCGAAATGATTGAAACCCATCTTGGCAGATACGCGTCCACCAAGGAGAGCGCCTTCATCAGCACGGTCGCATACAAGTCAGTCTAG